The Vallitalea okinawensis genome window below encodes:
- a CDS encoding methyl-accepting chemotaxis protein, producing the protein MSKKLRSLRMQLIYRFSFIFLLVTSILCAVIIFYLTKYDQELIDIAAKSSIDQYDEMIQGQVDTATTVLDSIYRKYGDNYSEAENIAFDTLRELRYGDDQQGYFWADRPDGTCVVYLGKNDEGKNRLDLVDADGNKLIQNIINAGLEGGGYTEYQWIKPGEDVPSAKRSYSYYYEPFDIIIGTGNYLTDIDTQVAAMQGQIEKMVTIIIAVLIISGLINTGLAILMVIAISNKIGKPMKVLAGEVDRLGDFDFRVNDIGVDSFMINREVFHIATNLVKMKKHLIHVLEQLTENAQSLSNNSDTISSNVFESENSTNEVASAIEELAEGSVKQLDEISKSNDNLNSLSEIISHTVEQSDQLLNYSKEIEHVNVLGIEKMEQLHKCHSESNTIVSEVNQAVNALAEKSKVIDQILITIQEIAEQTNLLALNAAIESARAGEQGKGFAVVADEIRKLSEQTTQSIKRIENITTEIGMEVEKSQSAMSQAMKVNLLLNEASDNTRQAFDNIKATNSKTTELIETLVNQISQMDQEKHVVIQSLDAIMSVSRDTTSSTEEITASIKNQVESMTAISQQTENLAHMSKELEEIVEVFQL; encoded by the coding sequence ATGTCAAAAAAATTAAGATCTTTAAGAATGCAACTCATTTATCGTTTTTCTTTCATCTTTTTGTTAGTAACTAGTATTTTATGTGCAGTTATCATTTTTTATCTGACAAAGTATGATCAAGAACTTATTGATATTGCTGCTAAGTCATCAATCGATCAATATGATGAGATGATTCAAGGGCAAGTGGACACTGCAACAACGGTATTGGATAGTATTTATCGCAAATACGGTGATAATTATTCAGAAGCAGAAAATATAGCCTTTGATACTTTGAGAGAGTTGCGTTATGGAGATGACCAACAAGGGTATTTTTGGGCAGATCGACCCGATGGTACTTGTGTTGTTTACCTTGGTAAAAATGATGAAGGTAAGAATCGACTGGACTTAGTAGATGCAGATGGTAATAAGCTTATTCAGAACATTATTAATGCTGGTTTAGAAGGTGGCGGCTATACAGAGTATCAGTGGATCAAGCCTGGGGAAGATGTACCTTCTGCTAAACGTTCTTATTCCTATTATTATGAACCTTTTGATATTATCATAGGAACAGGTAATTATCTAACAGATATTGATACGCAAGTAGCCGCTATGCAAGGGCAAATAGAGAAAATGGTTACAATTATTATTGCAGTTTTAATTATAAGTGGACTTATCAATACCGGACTAGCTATATTGATGGTTATTGCTATCAGTAATAAGATTGGAAAACCCATGAAAGTTCTAGCCGGTGAAGTGGACCGATTAGGTGATTTTGATTTTAGAGTAAATGATATCGGTGTCGATTCTTTTATGATTAATCGAGAAGTATTTCATATTGCGACTAATCTAGTTAAGATGAAAAAGCACTTAATTCATGTGCTGGAGCAACTTACTGAAAATGCCCAATCATTAAGTAATAATTCAGATACCATCAGCAGTAATGTTTTTGAAAGTGAAAACAGTACTAATGAAGTGGCGTCAGCAATTGAGGAGTTGGCTGAGGGGTCAGTTAAGCAACTTGATGAAATTAGTAAATCCAATGATAATCTAAATAGCTTATCAGAGATAATAAGTCATACAGTTGAACAGTCTGACCAACTACTAAACTATTCTAAAGAGATAGAACATGTTAATGTTCTAGGTATAGAAAAAATGGAACAATTACATAAGTGCCATAGTGAAAGCAATACTATTGTCAGCGAAGTGAATCAAGCTGTTAATGCCTTAGCTGAGAAATCAAAGGTCATTGACCAGATACTTATCACTATTCAAGAAATAGCTGAACAAACCAATCTACTAGCTTTAAACGCTGCCATCGAGTCGGCTAGAGCTGGAGAACAAGGGAAAGGTTTTGCAGTTGTAGCCGATGAGATTAGAAAACTATCTGAACAAACAACTCAGTCTATAAAACGAATTGAGAACATAACTACAGAGATTGGAATGGAAGTTGAGAAATCACAAAGTGCGATGAGTCAAGCGATGAAGGTTAATCTTTTACTGAATGAGGCTTCAGATAATACACGGCAAGCTTTTGACAATATTAAAGCAACTAACTCAAAAACTACAGAACTTATAGAGACATTAGTAAATCAAATAAGTCAAATGGATCAAGAGAAACATGTAGTCATTCAATCATTAGATGCGATTATGAGTGTATCAAGAGATACGACTTCTTCTACGGAAGAGATAACGGCATCTATTAAGAATCAAGTGGAATCCATGACTGCTATTAGTCAACAAACGGAGAACTTAGCCCATATGTCTAAAGAATTGGAAGAGATTGTTGAGGTGTTCCAATTATAA
- a CDS encoding carbohydrate ABC transporter permease, whose amino-acid sequence MKKAKVKREWHIALIFLLPSLIGFSIFYFFPFLNMLKISTVDPVTSRFIGLFHYKDLLNNNIFQIAFRNQMVLMGLSIPLIIVISLIIAVLLERLDRQKNFIMSAMVIPLVIPTASVLLFWRILFHSDGTINTLLNLMNVDSVFWLNSEMTRIVIVIMFLWKNVGYNVVLFMAGLKNIPKHYYECGKVEGANEWYLFRKITIIYLMPTTFFVFIISIVNSFKMFREIFLLFGAYPHLTVYSLQHYMNNLFIYLDVSKLTAASILLILSIFIIVFIFFKLQSKLIDSITHL is encoded by the coding sequence ATGAAAAAGGCTAAGGTGAAAAGAGAATGGCACATAGCGTTAATTTTTTTATTACCGAGTCTAATTGGATTCAGTATATTTTATTTTTTTCCATTCTTAAATATGCTTAAAATTTCCACAGTTGATCCTGTGACCAGTCGTTTTATCGGTTTATTTCATTATAAGGATTTGCTCAATAATAATATCTTTCAAATCGCGTTTAGAAATCAAATGGTATTGATGGGATTATCAATTCCCTTAATTATTGTTATTTCTCTTATCATTGCAGTACTCTTAGAACGATTAGACAGGCAGAAAAACTTTATCATGAGTGCTATGGTTATACCGTTAGTTATTCCAACTGCCAGTGTACTTCTATTCTGGAGAATCTTATTCCATTCAGATGGAACCATCAATACGCTTTTAAATTTAATGAATGTGGATAGCGTTTTTTGGCTGAATAGTGAAATGACACGGATAGTTATAGTTATAATGTTTCTATGGAAGAACGTAGGATATAATGTAGTACTTTTTATGGCAGGTCTAAAAAATATACCAAAACATTATTATGAATGTGGAAAAGTAGAGGGGGCTAACGAATGGTATCTATTTAGAAAGATTACCATTATCTATTTGATGCCTACCACTTTCTTTGTATTCATTATATCCATTGTTAACTCCTTTAAGATGTTTAGAGAAATATTTCTATTATTTGGAGCGTATCCTCATTTGACGGTTTATTCTCTACAACATTATATGAATAACTTATTTATTTATTTAGACGTATCTAAATTAACTGCAGCTTCTATTCTGTTAATTCTCAGTATTTTCATCATTGTGTTTATCTTCTTCAAATTACAGAGTAAGCTCATTGATTCTATTACGCATCTATAG
- a CDS encoding efflux RND transporter periplasmic adaptor subunit, whose protein sequence is MEKKIKKFIIYFVVTMIFLAFISKTLSNATIPVITYSTTQSDEITPEISCYGQVITEDYEELTYEVPVKIKEILYSEGKRLPKSQAMMLLDMDYMEEQIKKFEMNQQKLEANLAKYNKLIGEQSDYTATQRQVYLLESEIESLQEDVAYTQKLYETGATSLEEYEKILDQLSMKETELEWTNEDLNIQRQQDAEQKESYVLEKLSLEAELELLKLEKSKYEEMNEEVSMPYTCFIKDIKVNEGDLVPAYTPVVKVLNRDANMIFEALFPVDKEGEIHRGKKVTVLLGDTVAKGRIEYIYSNDDGINVVLGIILEEGSNAYIGQRGKVNMRFSTRPSSAWVPVEAIREDGGGEYVFVLEERKSIIGEKYVVEKRRVVTGDRSHLIVGITDGLFAGEKIVNTSSKPLEDGCDVYVQE, encoded by the coding sequence ATGGAGAAAAAAATCAAAAAATTTATTATTTATTTTGTTGTTACAATGATTTTTCTTGCTTTTATTTCAAAAACTTTATCCAATGCAACAATACCAGTAATTACATATTCTACAACCCAATCAGATGAAATAACTCCAGAGATTAGTTGCTATGGACAAGTCATAACAGAAGATTATGAGGAACTTACATATGAAGTTCCAGTTAAAATCAAAGAAATACTCTATAGTGAAGGTAAACGATTGCCAAAGAGCCAGGCGATGATGCTGCTGGATATGGATTATATGGAAGAACAGATTAAAAAGTTTGAGATGAATCAGCAGAAGTTAGAAGCAAATTTAGCAAAGTACAACAAGCTTATTGGCGAACAGAGTGATTATACAGCTACACAAAGACAAGTTTATTTATTGGAGTCTGAGATTGAATCCTTACAAGAGGATGTCGCATATACGCAAAAACTTTATGAGACTGGAGCAACATCGTTAGAAGAATATGAGAAAATTCTAGATCAATTGTCTATGAAAGAGACAGAATTAGAATGGACCAATGAAGACCTAAACATACAACGTCAACAAGATGCAGAGCAAAAAGAGTCCTATGTATTAGAAAAATTAAGCTTAGAAGCAGAATTAGAGCTGCTTAAATTAGAAAAGAGTAAATATGAAGAAATGAATGAGGAGGTAAGTATGCCTTATACATGCTTCATAAAGGACATAAAAGTTAATGAAGGAGATTTAGTTCCTGCCTATACACCTGTGGTAAAAGTTCTTAATCGAGATGCTAATATGATTTTTGAGGCATTGTTTCCTGTTGATAAAGAAGGAGAAATTCACCGTGGTAAAAAGGTTACTGTACTGTTAGGTGATACAGTCGCTAAAGGGCGAATAGAATACATCTATAGTAATGATGATGGTATCAATGTTGTCCTCGGAATCATACTTGAAGAAGGATCTAATGCCTATATTGGACAAAGAGGAAAGGTGAACATGCGATTTTCTACCCGACCTTCTAGTGCTTGGGTTCCTGTTGAAGCTATTCGTGAAGACGGGGGAGGGGAATATGTTTTTGTATTAGAGGAACGAAAATCAATTATAGGTGAAAAATATGTTGTAGAAAAACGACGTGTTGTAACTGGTGATCGATCTCATTTAATAGTAGGAATTACAGATGGTCTCTTCGCTGGTGAAAAAATAGTTAATACTAGTAGCAAACCTTTGGAAGATGGATGTGATGTCTATGTCCAAGAGTGA
- a CDS encoding carbohydrate ABC transporter permease, with translation MKKRWKIIILVFFSFIILMSLLPVIFIATNSMMSEIEIFNHYGLLYGQRDGIIEMTFAPDKISLKPYLELLFLTPEYFICLTNSVIVVALIMFGQLIIASMAAYAFARLKFKGRDTLFFIYIVTMLLPFQAIFVPNYFTLNSLHMLDSLEALIYPGIFSTFGVFLLRQFMAYIPNACVEAAKIEGANQFEIFSQIIIPLSKNAIGALCILLFIDYWNMIEQPLLFIDNMTKWPLSIYLSEINKYQVNIAFPASTIYIIPTICVFLISRNALVEGIEYSSIKG, from the coding sequence ATGAAAAAGAGATGGAAAATTATTATATTAGTATTTTTTAGTTTCATTATATTGATGTCGCTTCTACCTGTAATTTTTATAGCTACTAACTCCATGATGTCTGAGATAGAGATTTTTAATCACTATGGTTTATTATATGGGCAGCGAGACGGTATAATCGAAATGACCTTTGCACCAGATAAAATTTCTTTGAAACCCTATCTGGAATTACTTTTTTTAACACCTGAATATTTTATTTGCTTAACTAACTCAGTTATTGTAGTTGCTTTAATTATGTTTGGCCAATTGATTATCGCTTCAATGGCAGCTTATGCCTTTGCGAGATTAAAGTTCAAAGGAAGAGACACATTATTTTTTATATACATCGTTACCATGTTATTACCTTTCCAGGCTATTTTCGTACCAAATTATTTTACATTGAATAGTTTACACATGTTAGATTCTCTTGAAGCACTGATATATCCAGGTATATTTAGTACTTTTGGCGTTTTTTTACTTCGTCAATTCATGGCCTATATTCCCAATGCCTGTGTTGAAGCGGCTAAAATTGAGGGGGCTAATCAATTCGAAATATTTAGCCAGATCATAATACCATTGAGTAAAAACGCTATAGGTGCATTATGTATTTTACTCTTTATTGATTATTGGAACATGATAGAACAACCGCTTTTATTTATAGATAATATGACAAAATGGCCCTTGTCTATCTATTTATCAGAGATTAATAAGTATCAAGTGAATATCGCTTTTCCAGCGAGTACGATTTATATCATTCCGACAATTTGCGTCTTCTTAATTTCAAGAAATGCACTAGTTGAAGGAATCGAGTATTCCAGTATTAAGGGGTGA
- a CDS encoding flavin reductase family protein has translation MAKLTWKPGNMIYPVPAVLVTCGNSTDNYNAITIAWTGTICTNPPMTYISVRPSRYSYNLIKDSGEFVINLTTEDLVFATDFCGVRSGRDMDKIEEMKLTLESGDHVKAPLIKESPVNIECKVTEIKELGSHHMFIAKVLAVHVDDEYLDEYDKFHLDQANPICYSHGQYYALGRPLGKFGFSVSKKKKKKNHLSKPEKKTRLAANKKNKNKKTKQKSKN, from the coding sequence ATGGCAAAACTCACTTGGAAACCAGGTAACATGATTTATCCTGTTCCCGCAGTTCTCGTAACCTGTGGTAATTCAACCGATAATTATAATGCCATTACTATTGCTTGGACAGGTACTATCTGCACAAATCCACCCATGACGTATATTTCAGTTCGTCCTTCTAGATATTCTTACAATTTAATAAAAGATTCCGGAGAATTCGTCATCAACTTAACTACAGAAGATTTAGTCTTTGCAACAGACTTTTGTGGCGTGCGCTCAGGCAGGGATATGGATAAAATAGAAGAAATGAAGCTTACCTTGGAAAGCGGTGACCATGTTAAAGCACCACTTATCAAAGAAAGTCCTGTTAATATTGAATGTAAAGTTACCGAAATCAAAGAATTAGGATCCCATCATATGTTTATAGCAAAAGTACTTGCTGTGCATGTTGATGATGAGTATCTGGATGAGTATGATAAATTTCATTTAGATCAAGCAAACCCTATTTGCTATTCTCATGGACAGTACTATGCTCTAGGTCGTCCACTTGGTAAGTTCGGCTTTTCAGTCAGTAAGAAAAAAAAGAAGAAGAATCACTTATCTAAACCAGAGAAAAAAACAAGATTAGCTGCAAATAAGAAAAATAAGAATAAGAAAACTAAACAGAAAAGTAAGAACTAA